From Halotia branconii CENA392, the proteins below share one genomic window:
- a CDS encoding glycoside hydrolase family 15 protein → MNILSQQQAFGSPGIDPRWTHANKDAIGTAYSTSSHVWFTIWNGVITEVYHPTVDTPQIRDLQYLISDGKSFFHEEKRHLESKVEHLWTYGLGYRVTNSDPEGRYAIIKEVIADPHLSCILQHTKITGDRNFISQLHIYALCAPHLEVGGRGNNGYAIEISGHYVLTAEKDGRWLALGATVPFTRLSCGYVGQSDGWTDLASNFQMDWEFDKALDGNIALTGEINLDGNKEFTLGLAFGTNLHNAISTLFQSLNIPFAQQKQQYNEQWKRSRNDIKPLENISYDQGKLYHNSVSLLLAHEDKIYPGALIASLAIPWGEAKDDQDQGGYHLVWTRDMVSSVAGLVAAGKNETAVRSLIYLATSQQEDGGFAQNFWVDGKPYWTGIQLDEVAFPILLASLLHQEKACSNFDVYPMVLRAAGYLIRHGPATQQERWEENSGYSPSTLASNIAALICAAQLAREREDKVTATFIEEYADFLESHIEDWTVTTEGTLVPGIKRHYIRITPTDINNPQPNENPNQGTLFISSQPPGESGEFPAKEIVDGGFLQLVRYGIRQANDPIIVDSVKVIDAILKVDTPFGCCWHRYNHDGYGQQEDGSPYTSWGKGRAWPLLTGERGHYELAAGGDVKTYIKAMEGFACDTCLLPEQVWDQADKPDVHMYLGRSTGSAMPLMWAHSEYIKLLRSTDDGQVFDFIPEVANRYLGKRTQCKLLEVWKFNRQIDKVKKGYTLRIQALASFQLHWSDNNWHTVQDTPSTATKLGVNFVDIPVSAHQQKPIDFTFFWIESNKWEQHNYTVAVQDK, encoded by the coding sequence TGGTTTACCATTTGGAACGGTGTAATTACCGAAGTTTACCATCCTACAGTAGACACACCCCAGATTCGAGATTTGCAGTATCTAATTTCCGACGGTAAAAGCTTTTTCCACGAAGAGAAACGCCATCTTGAATCAAAAGTAGAACATCTGTGGACTTATGGTTTAGGATACCGCGTTACTAATTCTGACCCAGAAGGACGTTATGCCATCATCAAAGAAGTAATCGCAGATCCACATTTATCGTGTATTTTACAACACACAAAAATCACAGGCGATCGCAATTTTATTTCCCAACTCCACATATATGCCTTGTGTGCGCCACATCTAGAAGTTGGTGGGAGAGGTAATAATGGCTACGCTATAGAAATTAGTGGGCATTATGTTCTCACGGCCGAGAAAGATGGAAGATGGTTAGCATTGGGTGCAACAGTTCCCTTTACCCGTCTTTCTTGTGGTTACGTTGGTCAAAGTGATGGCTGGACAGATTTAGCTAGCAATTTCCAAATGGATTGGGAGTTTGACAAAGCTTTAGATGGCAATATTGCTTTGACTGGAGAAATAAATCTAGATGGTAATAAAGAATTTACGTTAGGGCTAGCATTTGGGACAAATCTGCACAATGCAATTTCCACATTGTTTCAGTCGCTGAATATTCCTTTTGCACAACAGAAGCAGCAATACAACGAACAGTGGAAGCGATCGCGCAATGATATCAAACCATTAGAAAATATTTCCTATGATCAGGGAAAGTTATATCACAACAGCGTTAGTTTGTTATTGGCACATGAAGATAAAATTTATCCTGGTGCTTTAATAGCATCTTTGGCAATTCCTTGGGGCGAAGCCAAAGACGACCAAGATCAAGGAGGATATCACCTTGTCTGGACGCGAGATATGGTTAGTAGTGTAGCAGGTTTAGTGGCTGCTGGAAAAAATGAGACAGCAGTGCGATCGCTGATTTATCTGGCCACTAGCCAACAAGAAGACGGTGGTTTTGCTCAAAACTTCTGGGTTGATGGTAAACCCTACTGGACGGGTATTCAACTAGATGAAGTAGCGTTTCCCATTCTTTTAGCATCGCTATTGCATCAAGAAAAAGCTTGCTCAAACTTCGACGTTTATCCGATGGTTTTGAGGGCTGCGGGTTATTTAATTCGTCACGGCCCTGCTACCCAACAAGAACGCTGGGAAGAAAACAGCGGTTATTCACCCTCAACACTGGCATCTAATATTGCCGCCTTGATTTGTGCTGCTCAATTGGCTCGTGAACGTGAAGATAAAGTAACAGCAACGTTTATAGAAGAATACGCCGATTTTTTAGAATCTCATATTGAAGACTGGACAGTTACTACAGAAGGAACTCTGGTTCCTGGTATTAAACGGCACTATATTCGGATTACTCCTACAGATATTAATAATCCTCAACCCAACGAAAATCCCAATCAAGGAACTCTGTTCATTAGTAGTCAGCCGCCCGGTGAATCAGGAGAATTTCCGGCAAAAGAAATTGTCGATGGCGGGTTTTTACAATTGGTACGCTACGGCATTCGTCAAGCTAACGACCCAATTATTGTTGATTCTGTGAAAGTAATTGATGCAATCTTAAAAGTAGATACACCTTTTGGCTGTTGTTGGCATCGTTACAACCATGACGGCTACGGACAGCAAGAAGACGGCAGTCCTTACACAAGTTGGGGTAAAGGACGTGCTTGGCCTTTATTAACAGGAGAACGAGGACATTATGAATTAGCTGCTGGTGGCGATGTCAAAACATATATCAAAGCAATGGAAGGATTTGCTTGTGATACTTGTTTGCTACCCGAACAAGTTTGGGATCAAGCAGATAAACCAGATGTACACATGTACTTAGGAAGATCAACAGGTTCTGCCATGCCTTTAATGTGGGCGCACTCGGAGTATATCAAGCTGTTACGGTCAACTGATGATGGACAGGTGTTTGATTTTATTCCAGAGGTGGCAAACCGCTATTTAGGCAAAAGAACTCAATGTAAATTGCTAGAAGTCTGGAAATTTAACCGTCAAATAGACAAAGTTAAAAAAGGTTATACATTACGGATTCAGGCTTTAGCATCTTTTCAATTGCATTGGTCAGATAATAATTGGCATACAGTACAAGATACGCCTTCTACTGCTACAAAATTAGGTGTAAATTTTGTAGATATCCCGGTTTCGGCTCATCAGCAAAAACCAATCGATTTTACCTTTTTCTGGATTGAAAGTAACAAATGGGAGCAACACAATTATACGGTTGCAGTTCAGGATAAGTAA